The Pirellulimonas nuda genome includes a region encoding these proteins:
- the rsmH gene encoding 16S rRNA (cytosine(1402)-N(4))-methyltransferase RsmH, which produces MSQHVPVLPAECLQWLRPRPGAVIVDGTLGGGGHARLLAAAVSPGGRVIACDRDPAAVEAAVAWRADLPITPVHANFSDLPEVLEQLEIESVDGVLLDLGLSSDQLADDERGFSYGSAGPLDLRFDTTRGEPAWRLMERLSAEHLADLIYAYGEERHSRRIARKIVERRGSNPVRTAADLAEVVRRATPPNYERRINPATRTFQALRIAVNDELKWIDTALRRLPDMLAPGGRLAVISFHSLEDRRVKEAFRDDPRVEPVTRRPIRPTEQEIAGNPRSRSAKLRVAERLPQQPSGPS; this is translated from the coding sequence ATGTCACAACACGTTCCGGTGCTGCCCGCAGAATGCTTGCAGTGGCTGCGGCCCCGTCCGGGCGCAGTGATCGTGGACGGCACGCTTGGTGGGGGGGGCCATGCACGGCTGCTAGCGGCCGCGGTGTCGCCCGGCGGGCGTGTGATCGCGTGCGATCGCGACCCGGCCGCGGTCGAGGCCGCTGTCGCTTGGCGTGCAGACCTGCCGATTACCCCCGTTCACGCGAACTTCTCCGACCTGCCCGAAGTGCTTGAACAACTCGAAATCGAGAGCGTCGACGGGGTCTTGCTCGACCTCGGGCTGTCGAGCGACCAGCTCGCCGACGACGAGCGGGGCTTCAGCTACGGCAGCGCCGGGCCGCTGGACCTGCGCTTCGACACCACCCGCGGAGAGCCCGCCTGGCGGCTCATGGAGCGTCTGAGCGCGGAGCACCTGGCCGACCTGATCTACGCCTACGGCGAGGAACGCCACAGCCGCCGTATCGCGCGGAAGATCGTCGAGCGCAGGGGATCGAACCCCGTGCGGACGGCCGCCGACCTGGCCGAGGTGGTCCGCCGCGCCACCCCCCCCAACTACGAACGCCGCATCAACCCGGCGACACGCACGTTCCAGGCATTGCGGATCGCGGTGAACGACGAGCTGAAGTGGATCGACACGGCGCTGCGTCGGCTGCCAGACATGCTGGCGCCCGGCGGCAGGCTGGCGGTGATCAGCTTCCATTCGCTCGAGGACCGACGCGTCAAGGAAGCCTTCCGCGACGACCCGCGAGTCGAGCCCGTCACGCGGCGGCCGATCCGCCCCACCGAACAAGAGATAGCCGGCAACCCGCGATCGCGTAGCGCTAAGCTGCGAGTCGCCGAGCGGCTTCCCCAACAACCGTCAGGCCCGAGTTGA